The following are from one region of the Streptomyces sp. L2 genome:
- a CDS encoding ketoacyl-ACP synthase III: MARTTAAGASVPAHIGVTGIGAYLPPLIRTHRDTAAAVGMPEQWVLERTGIKTRYVAEAEQATSDLAAQAVQAALTSGGLSAEQLGLIIVGTTTPDEICPSTACRVQAMVGARRAVALDVSAACSSWLFGIKVAQQWLAANDDIEHAVVVGSEVYSRFLDFSDRATASLFGDGAAATLLSRVPEAEGFSHITLASDGTQAEHAFIPGGGSRRPASETTLRERSHTVRMDGRAARMFVYEVFPQMIDQALSSADLKPDDIKVVISHQPNPVLLRKAYAKTGLPEDRLIVIGERVGNLGAGSLPYALAQAAAEGRLEPGDKALIVAFGAGLTWGSTVLTWSGAAVPDPALFGYATQEA, from the coding sequence ATGGCCCGTACTACCGCTGCGGGGGCTAGTGTCCCTGCCCACATCGGCGTCACTGGAATCGGTGCGTACCTTCCACCGCTGATTCGCACGCATAGGGACACAGCGGCGGCCGTCGGAATGCCGGAACAATGGGTGCTGGAACGCACCGGAATCAAGACGAGGTACGTTGCCGAGGCGGAGCAGGCGACGTCTGACCTGGCCGCCCAGGCCGTACAGGCCGCCCTGACCTCAGGGGGTCTCAGCGCTGAGCAACTGGGCCTCATCATTGTCGGGACGACCACGCCCGACGAGATCTGCCCCTCAACCGCTTGCCGCGTGCAAGCGATGGTGGGTGCCCGGCGTGCCGTAGCTCTGGATGTCTCGGCCGCATGCTCCAGCTGGCTCTTCGGAATCAAGGTAGCCCAGCAGTGGCTGGCGGCCAACGATGACATCGAGCATGCGGTTGTCGTAGGCAGCGAGGTTTACTCGCGCTTTCTGGACTTCTCAGACCGAGCCACAGCATCACTGTTCGGTGACGGCGCGGCGGCCACCCTGTTGAGCAGGGTTCCTGAAGCGGAGGGCTTCAGTCACATCACTCTCGCGTCCGACGGCACGCAAGCCGAACATGCCTTCATCCCGGGAGGCGGAAGCCGCAGGCCCGCGTCCGAGACAACATTGCGCGAGCGATCCCACACTGTGCGGATGGACGGACGCGCCGCTCGAATGTTCGTCTACGAGGTCTTCCCGCAAATGATCGACCAAGCACTTTCCTCCGCCGATCTCAAACCGGATGACATCAAGGTGGTCATCTCCCACCAGCCCAATCCTGTGCTGCTGCGCAAGGCCTACGCGAAGACCGGACTGCCCGAAGACCGTCTGATCGTGATCGGTGAGCGGGTGGGCAATCTGGGCGCTGGATCACTGCCCTATGCCCTCGCCCAGGCGGCTGCCGAAGGCCGGCTCGAACCCGGGGACAAGGCCCTCATCGTCGCCTTCGGTGCGGGCTTGACGTGGGGGAGCACAGTTCTGACCTGGAGCGGAGCAGCCGTCCCCGACCCAGCCCTCTTCGGGTACGCGACGCAAGAGGCGTAA
- a CDS encoding beta-ketoacyl-ACP synthase III, which translates to MKGLTAAICGAGMCLPAHVVDNEELVGHLDTSDEWIRSRTGIEQRRKVQAGTSTGDLAVAAGAAALASAGQTADFVLLATTTPDRPCPATAPEVAHRLGLPNVPALDVSAVCSGFVYGVAAACALVAAGICARPLVIGAEVYSSIIDPLDRDSAVIFGDGAGAVLLRSASLGEPGAVHAVDLGSDGAGSDLIAIAAGGSRLPASDGETPRDQRYFRMRGREVFRHAVQRMTSSSQTVLDGAGWPSASVRAFIGHQANQRILDAVGDRLGIKRQYRFGNIAKVGNTAAASIPLALADTLARGAVRPGERSLLTAFGGGLTWGSIALTWPDVVPLHLPAEGQAGCQGRPVLLDGLVPQPKQLQPWRVPSSMA; encoded by the coding sequence GTGAAGGGTCTGACTGCGGCAATCTGTGGTGCCGGCATGTGCCTGCCGGCGCATGTGGTCGACAACGAGGAATTGGTCGGCCATCTGGACACGTCGGACGAGTGGATCCGTTCGCGCACCGGTATCGAGCAGCGTAGGAAGGTTCAGGCGGGGACTAGCACAGGAGACCTGGCGGTTGCCGCGGGGGCAGCCGCGCTCGCATCCGCAGGGCAGACCGCGGACTTCGTTCTGCTGGCAACCACTACTCCCGACCGTCCCTGTCCGGCCACTGCACCAGAAGTGGCCCACCGTCTGGGACTTCCGAACGTGCCGGCACTCGATGTCTCGGCAGTCTGCTCAGGTTTCGTATACGGCGTGGCAGCGGCTTGTGCTTTGGTAGCGGCCGGCATATGCGCTCGGCCGCTGGTGATTGGGGCCGAGGTTTACTCCTCGATCATCGATCCGCTGGATCGTGATTCCGCAGTGATCTTCGGCGACGGGGCGGGGGCTGTTCTACTGCGCAGCGCCAGCCTAGGGGAGCCGGGGGCGGTCCACGCTGTCGATCTGGGCAGTGACGGCGCCGGCAGCGATCTGATCGCGATTGCTGCGGGAGGATCTCGTCTCCCAGCGTCTGACGGTGAAACTCCGCGTGATCAGCGGTACTTTCGAATGCGAGGCCGAGAGGTGTTTCGGCACGCGGTGCAGCGGATGACATCGTCATCACAGACCGTACTCGATGGCGCCGGTTGGCCTTCGGCCTCAGTACGGGCCTTCATCGGCCACCAGGCCAACCAACGCATCCTTGACGCTGTCGGCGACCGTCTCGGCATCAAGCGGCAGTACAGGTTCGGCAACATCGCAAAGGTCGGCAACACCGCCGCTGCCTCCATCCCCCTTGCCCTGGCCGACACTTTGGCAAGAGGGGCCGTCCGCCCGGGGGAGCGCAGCTTGCTCACCGCCTTCGGCGGTGGCCTCACATGGGGATCCATCGCCCTCACGTGGCCAGACGTCGTACCCCTGCACCTTCCTGCGGAGGGTCAGGCTGGCTGCCAGGGCCGCCCGGTCCTACTCGACGGACTGGTGCCGCAGCCGAAGCAACTTCAGCCATGGCGAGTTCCTTCGAGCATGGCTTAG
- a CDS encoding SdrD B-like domain-containing protein has product MNANGKWDQALEPGWAGVTVTLTDDEGRSVTGVTQADGTVKLSPGTALSGGKYRIEVKNPDAKVYFPGAASARTDLTDPRVLSSNVEFVDLSAGKNVEVTTSFWSPEDYCQKNATLAAVCQNADIPTAAPPTKRTLSTFTFNTRGDAVANPALVTDQATEADTGTMWGLGYNKVTKQLFTSAYAKRGTKYGPGGPGAIYRTNPATGGTTLFTQVPNPGTTAHTPGTDMDLAFNPVVGKESLGDLDVSPDGKDLYVVNLHDRRLYRYDATQATAAAPKASYSIPDPGCAANSDWRPFGLGIQDGKVYVGGVCSAQSTGNKADLRAVVRQFDPVTGQFTNTVMDQPMTYPHYGWVPPRTDFCAAHTWYPWSNIRPATQDGLTCPPGSILNPEPELSDIDFETNGDMVVSFADRFVDRAGWNLPGFPGFPATTALNAGDINRACRGGNHMFILDANGGCKNNATLATNGGLQPLDVREYYPGDHYPTAATGGVSWHDETAEGSVALDKVETSLPMVAEDPIADPVTGHGVQWLDRTTGARVNETDNSGGLYLNQGFGKARGIGDMEVLCDQAPLQLGNRVWQDTNENGIQDPGEAPVAGATVNLYDANGNKIGTAVTNSRGEYYFDSTVTKNVSAADLVYGRTYTIKMDNPDDYAAGGVLQGWVPTRPNQGDDDQIDSSGEPDGNPFPAVVVNPAGAGQNDHGADFGFKKPSVDLSIIKVGPAKVDPAGEVVYNLIVTNNGPNDSSGWTVTDPLPAGMLNPHTSDAGCGIGAGTLTCTGGPLKVGESHTITVRGLAPATGPAKLDNCATVKGNEQDPNMQNNNSCVTTDIPGIPLTDPGIAAAFAVLTGLGTAYYRRRRHTTGAAL; this is encoded by the coding sequence GTGAATGCGAACGGGAAGTGGGATCAGGCGCTGGAGCCGGGCTGGGCTGGTGTGACGGTGACGCTGACCGATGATGAGGGCCGGTCGGTCACCGGCGTGACGCAGGCGGACGGCACGGTGAAGTTGTCGCCGGGGACGGCGTTGAGTGGTGGTAAGTACCGTATTGAGGTGAAGAACCCGGATGCGAAGGTGTATTTTCCGGGTGCTGCTTCGGCGCGGACGGATCTGACGGATCCGCGGGTGCTGTCGTCGAATGTGGAGTTCGTGGACCTGTCCGCGGGCAAGAACGTGGAGGTCACCACCTCGTTCTGGAGCCCTGAGGACTACTGCCAGAAGAACGCCACCCTGGCTGCTGTCTGCCAGAACGCCGACATTCCGACTGCGGCGCCGCCGACCAAGCGCACGCTGTCGACGTTCACGTTCAACACACGCGGAGACGCTGTCGCGAACCCGGCCCTGGTCACGGATCAGGCGACCGAAGCCGATACCGGCACCATGTGGGGCCTGGGTTACAACAAGGTGACCAAGCAGCTCTTCACGTCCGCGTATGCCAAGCGCGGTACCAAATACGGTCCTGGTGGCCCCGGCGCGATCTACCGGACCAACCCGGCCACCGGAGGCACCACGCTGTTCACCCAGGTCCCCAACCCCGGCACCACCGCCCACACCCCGGGCACCGACATGGACCTGGCGTTCAACCCGGTGGTGGGCAAGGAGTCGCTGGGTGACCTGGATGTGAGCCCGGACGGCAAGGACCTGTACGTGGTCAACCTGCACGACCGCAGGCTGTACCGCTACGACGCCACGCAGGCCACCGCGGCCGCACCGAAGGCCTCCTACTCCATCCCCGACCCGGGCTGCGCCGCGAACAGCGACTGGCGTCCCTTCGGCCTGGGCATCCAGGACGGCAAGGTCTATGTGGGCGGCGTCTGCTCGGCGCAGTCCACCGGCAACAAGGCCGATCTGCGGGCCGTCGTCCGGCAATTCGATCCGGTCACGGGCCAGTTCACCAACACCGTCATGGACCAGCCAATGACGTACCCCCACTACGGTTGGGTGCCGCCCAGGACGGACTTCTGTGCCGCCCACACCTGGTACCCGTGGAGCAACATCCGGCCCGCGACCCAGGACGGCCTCACCTGTCCACCCGGCTCGATCCTGAACCCGGAGCCGGAGCTGTCCGACATCGACTTCGAGACCAACGGCGATATGGTCGTCAGCTTCGCCGACCGATTCGTCGACCGAGCCGGCTGGAACCTGCCCGGCTTCCCCGGCTTCCCGGCAACGACCGCGTTGAACGCCGGTGACATCAACCGGGCCTGCCGCGGCGGGAACCACATGTTCATCCTCGACGCCAACGGCGGCTGCAAGAACAACGCCACCTTGGCCACCAACGGCGGCCTCCAGCCCCTGGACGTCCGCGAGTATTACCCGGGCGACCACTACCCCACTGCCGCGACGGGCGGGGTGTCCTGGCATGACGAGACGGCCGAAGGTTCAGTGGCCCTCGACAAGGTAGAGACCTCTTTGCCCATGGTCGCGGAAGACCCCATCGCGGACCCGGTCACCGGGCACGGTGTGCAGTGGCTCGACCGCACCACCGGCGCCCGTGTCAACGAGACCGACAACAGCGGCGGTCTCTACCTGAACCAGGGCTTCGGTAAGGCTCGCGGCATCGGTGACATGGAAGTCCTGTGTGATCAGGCGCCGTTGCAGTTGGGTAACCGGGTGTGGCAGGACACCAATGAGAACGGGATCCAGGATCCTGGTGAGGCGCCGGTGGCGGGTGCCACGGTGAACCTGTACGACGCGAACGGGAACAAGATCGGTACGGCGGTCACGAACAGCCGTGGTGAGTACTACTTCGATTCCACGGTGACGAAGAACGTCAGTGCTGCGGATCTGGTCTACGGCCGCACGTACACGATCAAGATGGACAACCCGGACGACTACGCGGCCGGTGGTGTGCTGCAGGGCTGGGTGCCCACCCGCCCGAACCAGGGCGACGACGACCAGATCGACTCCAGCGGTGAACCGGACGGCAACCCCTTCCCCGCCGTCGTGGTCAACCCCGCCGGCGCCGGGCAGAACGACCACGGCGCCGACTTCGGATTCAAGAAGCCCAGTGTGGACCTGTCGATCATCAAGGTCGGCCCCGCCAAGGTCGATCCTGCCGGTGAGGTCGTCTACAACCTGATCGTCACCAACAACGGACCCAACGACTCCTCCGGCTGGACCGTGACCGACCCGCTGCCCGCCGGCATGCTCAACCCGCACACCTCCGACGCCGGCTGCGGCATCGGCGCCGGCACCCTCACCTGCACCGGCGGCCCCCTCAAGGTCGGCGAGAGCCACACCATCACCGTCCGCGGCCTCGCCCCCGCCACCGGCCCCGCCAAACTCGACAACTGCGCCACCGTGAAGGGCAACGAGCAGGACCCGAACATGCAGAACAACAACTCCTGCGTCACCACCGACATCCCCGGCATCCCCCTGACCGACCCCGGCATCGCGGCAGCCTTCGCTGTCCTCACCGGCCTCGGCACCGCCTACTACCGCCGCCGACGCCACACCACCGGAGCCGCCCTGTAA
- a CDS encoding SdrD B-like domain-containing protein: MTLGMTGLAAVVAPAVADTGDGTALVRVVQEVNANGTWDQALEPGIAGVTVTLTDTAGHSVTGTTQADGTVRLSPGTSLTGGKYRIEVKNPQPGALFPGFASPKDDLSSPTTLSSNVEFVNLSGGSNVEMTTSFWRPEDYCQKNVALVTACENPTIPTPVPDTSRTLTSLPFNARGEYNQLTTLATNADTGTVWGIGYNKVTRQLFSGEYAKRGTKYGPDGPGAVYQTDPATKQTHLFTTVPNPGTTPHNPGALMDEAFGPAVGKESLGDVDVSEDGKDLYVVNLHDRKLYRYDATQSTAAAPKASYPIPDPGCASVDDWRPFGLGHKDGTEYVGGVCSAESTGSKTDMRAVVQTFNPATGTFTGKVMDQPLNFPRGGVNPAVNGSICDGNGWYPWTEVRPRTQDGKDCTAGSPPDQIQNPEAELTNIKFETNGDMVVGFADRFPDLLGQGLPATPTNPATNVFPGGDINRACPGAGGLFVLDGNGGCKNNATPANNGGESPDVKEFYPGDYAFTDIHQEISAGGVVVDKVEGTIPFTAVDPIHATGNGVAWVDRTAGTRNDATDGDYLSGAFGKARGIGDLEALCDRAPTQIGNRVWYDKNNNGIQDPDEEGVPGATVNLYDAGGKKIGTTITNARGEYYFDASLVKNVNPADWVPGRTYTVKMDNPVDYASGPLAGWNPTNANQGGDPRADSDGVTSSGSTYPSTTVTLGGPGQDDHSKDFGFRQASDLYVIKVAGPSSEVAEGGQVDYDLIVTNNGPSPSTGWTLTDPLPTGLMNPTTTSDGCTIAGGTLTCHGGPLAVGASHVVKVRGIAGRTNGNCVKLDNTVTVKGNEPDPDMNNNTDTAITTVNCIPMIDPAIGSAAAAAALGLAGLLFRRRRTAGRTTL; encoded by the coding sequence GTGACGCTCGGGATGACAGGTCTGGCTGCGGTGGTGGCGCCGGCTGTGGCCGACACGGGAGACGGAACCGCGCTCGTCCGAGTGGTGCAGGAGGTCAACGCCAACGGCACGTGGGACCAGGCACTGGAGCCGGGCATCGCCGGAGTGACGGTGACACTGACCGACACCGCCGGGCACTCGGTCACCGGGACCACGCAGGCGGACGGCACGGTGCGGCTGTCGCCGGGCACCAGCCTGACTGGGGGCAAGTACCGGATCGAGGTGAAGAATCCCCAACCGGGCGCGCTTTTCCCCGGGTTCGCTTCGCCCAAGGACGATCTGAGCAGCCCCACCACTCTTTCGTCCAATGTCGAGTTCGTCAATCTTTCGGGCGGCAGCAATGTCGAGATGACGACTTCGTTCTGGAGGCCGGAAGACTACTGCCAAAAGAACGTCGCGCTCGTCACGGCCTGTGAGAACCCCACCATTCCCACTCCTGTTCCGGACACCAGCCGGACACTGACGTCGTTACCGTTCAACGCGCGTGGCGAGTACAACCAGCTCACCACCCTGGCGACCAATGCCGACACCGGGACAGTGTGGGGCATCGGCTACAACAAGGTGACGAGGCAGCTCTTCTCCGGTGAGTATGCCAAGCGCGGGACCAAATACGGCCCCGACGGCCCCGGCGCGGTCTACCAGACCGACCCGGCAACCAAGCAGACGCACCTGTTCACCACTGTCCCGAATCCAGGCACCACCCCACACAACCCCGGCGCTCTGATGGACGAGGCGTTCGGTCCGGCGGTGGGCAAGGAGTCCTTGGGTGACGTCGATGTCTCCGAGGACGGCAAGGACCTGTACGTCGTCAACCTGCACGACCGCAAGCTCTACCGTTACGACGCCACTCAATCCACCGCGGCCGCCCCGAAGGCGTCGTATCCCATCCCGGATCCGGGATGCGCATCCGTGGATGACTGGCGCCCCTTCGGCCTGGGCCACAAGGACGGGACAGAGTACGTCGGCGGCGTCTGCTCGGCGGAGTCAACCGGCAGCAAGACCGACATGCGTGCGGTCGTGCAGACCTTCAACCCGGCCACGGGCACCTTCACCGGCAAAGTCATGGACCAGCCGCTGAACTTCCCTCGCGGCGGCGTCAACCCTGCCGTCAACGGGTCCATCTGCGATGGCAATGGCTGGTATCCATGGACCGAGGTGAGGCCCCGGACCCAGGACGGCAAGGACTGCACCGCCGGATCCCCGCCGGATCAAATCCAGAACCCGGAGGCGGAGCTCACCAACATCAAGTTTGAGACCAACGGCGACATGGTCGTTGGCTTTGCCGACCGCTTCCCCGACCTTCTTGGCCAAGGCCTGCCCGCAACCCCCACCAACCCCGCGACAAACGTGTTCCCGGGTGGTGACATCAACCGGGCTTGCCCCGGAGCCGGCGGCTTGTTCGTCCTGGACGGCAACGGCGGCTGCAAGAACAACGCCACCCCGGCCAACAACGGCGGGGAAAGCCCGGACGTCAAGGAGTTCTACCCCGGCGACTACGCCTTTACGGACATCCACCAGGAGATCAGCGCGGGCGGCGTGGTCGTCGACAAGGTAGAGGGGACCATCCCCTTCACCGCGGTTGACCCCATCCACGCGACGGGCAACGGCGTGGCGTGGGTCGACCGCACCGCAGGCACCCGGAACGACGCGACGGACGGCGATTACCTCAGCGGTGCCTTCGGCAAGGCGCGTGGTATCGGGGACCTTGAGGCGCTGTGTGACCGGGCGCCGACGCAGATCGGCAACCGCGTCTGGTACGACAAGAACAACAATGGCATCCAGGACCCGGACGAAGAGGGCGTGCCGGGCGCCACGGTGAACCTGTACGACGCCGGCGGCAAGAAGATCGGCACGACCATCACCAACGCGCGCGGTGAGTACTACTTCGACGCCAGCCTGGTGAAGAACGTCAACCCGGCCGACTGGGTGCCCGGACGCACGTACACCGTCAAGATGGACAACCCCGTCGACTACGCCAGTGGCCCGCTCGCCGGATGGAACCCGACCAACGCCAACCAGGGCGGCGACCCACGGGCCGACTCCGACGGAGTCACGTCATCAGGCAGCACGTACCCCAGCACTACGGTGACCTTGGGCGGTCCCGGCCAGGACGATCACAGCAAGGACTTCGGCTTCCGCCAAGCGTCCGACCTCTACGTGATCAAGGTCGCCGGCCCCTCCTCCGAAGTCGCCGAAGGCGGCCAGGTCGACTACGACCTCATCGTCACCAACAACGGCCCCTCACCGTCGACGGGTTGGACGCTCACCGACCCACTGCCGACCGGTCTCATGAACCCCACGACCACCAGTGACGGCTGCACCATCGCAGGCGGCACCCTCACCTGCCACGGCGGTCCGCTTGCCGTCGGCGCCAGCCACGTCGTCAAGGTCCGGGGCATCGCGGGTCGCACCAACGGCAACTGCGTCAAGCTGGACAACACCGTCACCGTCAAGGGCAACGAACCCGACCCCGACATGAACAACAACACCGACACCGCCATCACCACCGTCAACTGCATCCCCATGATCGACCCGGCGATCGGCAGCGCGGCCGCCGCAGCCGCCCTCGGTCTCGCCGGCCTCCTCTTCCGACGCCGCCGCACCGCTGGGAGGACGACGCTGTAA
- a CDS encoding DUF11 domain-containing protein — translation MRKQLPSHLLRIALMIGGTAGGVLGLLQAPEAAAADVNADLSLTKAGPFTSDGQSHWTITVKNNGPDASAGWTVRDPMNGVADTQAPGNLNSTDPRCKIEATLSHGGQYQKALTCTGGPLAAGASTTIDVTGDPFSGTLNWAIVAGNDPDGNTSNNSAYAVPVEAVPVVNSGVAMGAASFALTVVAAASLIRRRTAA, via the coding sequence ATGAGGAAGCAACTCCCGAGTCATCTGCTGCGCATCGCGCTCATGATCGGCGGCACCGCAGGAGGTGTGTTAGGTCTCCTGCAAGCCCCGGAAGCTGCCGCTGCGGACGTGAACGCTGACCTGTCCCTCACGAAAGCCGGCCCGTTTACGAGTGACGGTCAGTCGCACTGGACGATTACCGTTAAGAACAACGGCCCCGACGCGTCTGCTGGATGGACCGTCCGGGATCCGATGAACGGCGTCGCAGACACTCAGGCACCGGGCAATCTCAACTCTACCGACCCGCGCTGCAAAATCGAGGCCACCCTTAGTCACGGCGGTCAATACCAGAAGGCATTGACCTGCACCGGTGGGCCTCTTGCAGCGGGCGCCAGCACCACCATCGATGTCACCGGCGATCCGTTTTCCGGTACGCTGAACTGGGCCATCGTGGCTGGAAATGACCCGGACGGCAACACGTCGAACAACTCCGCCTACGCCGTCCCTGTCGAAGCCGTTCCGGTGGTCAACTCCGGTGTGGCCATGGGAGCGGCATCGTTCGCTCTGACGGTAGTTGCCGCAGCTTCCCTCATCCGTCGCCGTACCGCAGCCTGA